The following nucleotide sequence is from Hylaeus volcanicus isolate JK05 chromosome 3, UHH_iyHylVolc1.0_haploid, whole genome shotgun sequence.
AAAACTCGGGTTCCATTGGCTGGCGTTTCCGCGGAGGGTTGAATGGGACAAATGtaccttttttgtttttcacggGTATAAGCGCGAGGAGAGTAAACGAGTAAATTTAGATCTCGGTAAGTCGAGGCCGaagggaaatgaaaaataataattggacCGGATAGCTTGGCtggatataaatatatttaacatcaTTACAGTATCGACAAACTGCGTTACTAGGAAATATTGGCCCGGGAATTTCAGCCCCTCCTCGGTATAATTATTCGCGGGGTATTAATGGAATCGAATTTAAAAGGAATAGGAATATTACCGACTTCAAGGCGTTAAAGAGGAagcgtaaaaataaaaaaaaatatgaaagtcgAGGGTAAGAGCTCACCAAGGCTATAATGATGTTAAATATAGGAGTGAACGCCGAAGCTTTTAGTTTTCATTTACGAACGAACGTAGTACGATGGATGATTTTAGAGGTCTgcttttatttactgaatcgAATGATTGGATAGACGTGACTCCGAGAGCGACAGGAATGAATCTTGCATGGCTTTCGAATAGTTTACAGTTTCTTAAACGAACATAGTATAGATATTGATGGATGTATTTACCAAAATTTGTGGTTTCACTGTGCTTGGATGTACTGTATATTTATCAAGATCGTTGccattatcaatttttactgAAATAGGACCAAGGACCAACGAAATAAACTGTGTTATAACGTAAAGCAATCTAAAAGTTAGGAAACAGAAAGTAACAGCAGTAAATTGACGTTTAGACAATTAGAAGTTTTAGATTACGAGAGCAATAGAGTTGAGATAAATTCGAGTTGTAGATCCCAAGAGTAACATTCAGTTAAATTCCAGTTCTAGGTCCCAAGAGTCAAGATAACTTCTAATCTGTAGTTTGCAAGTGTCGAGTACGCGCATTTTCGAgtcaacttttctttttttcaatttttttttttttttttttttggaattatCGAAAGTTTGCAAGGGGAAATGAAAAGCTTCGATCTGCAGAGGCTTTCGATTCAAAGGGGTTATAGAGGTACGACTGTATTTTCAGTCGATTTTCGTCCCGGAAGCTAGGGCATCGTGGCGGCCacgatgaaaaaagaattcccTTTCGCACCCAGAGAATCTAACGCCTAATCGTGGGGATCGTCGTGTGCAGCCTGGCAGGCCCCGCGAAAGCCGCCAATTAATTAAGATAGCTCCTAGATACACGGTAGATCGATAGGGACTGGCCCTGATAAAGACGGGCGAGGGTTTCAGACTTCAGGGATGTTGCAGTGCTGTGGTGTTGGAGGTGGCGCTTCCACGGCACCTCAGGCTCCGCAGCTGCAGGATACCGGATCTGCTGTCGGGATTACCACCTCCACGAAAGCCACCATCATGCAGGACCCGGTTCTCGAATCCATACGCGAGGTGAGTCTCGCcgatctttttttcttttcttttttccttttttttttttctaaccaGTTCACCCTCGTTGTTTTCGAGCGATCGCTGAAACGGTTTCTTCCCCTTTAATCCCTTTAAAGGGTATAACGTTTCAGCGAACGATATCGATTACAACGGTCTCGTCTCTGGGAATTTTAACTTTCGTTATTTACGGTATATCCAGCCCATACCTTCGGTACGTTTTATGAATTTACCTGGGtaataaattcatgaattcgaggtgtatataaatttcataaataatcatgGATAAAAGTATTCGTCGAAACTTGTTAACAATTTCACGTCGATGAAGTAGATTGATATCGACTCGTCAATTACGAACAATTAGAGactagaattttgtttaccgtACTCGAATGAATCAGCTAGTCGGGGAGTATAAACGATTCGAATCGATTGGTTACAGAGCGGAATAAGATTAGCTCTTTAGAATCGACAAACTGAAATCACTTTTACTTCTAGCTGAATCGCTTACTTCTGAAAGTATTTAcctagaaatttgtttattcccGTTTCTATCGGCCCGCGCGTGTAATGGTTGCTCGTTTCGAGTAGCGAATGGTGTTTGATCGCGTCGCGGGACGGGAATGAAATCGAACCACCAGAGTATTACGTACAAAATTAATGTGCACGTAATAATGATGCATTGACGACCCGAGATTCGCGCTATTACGCCGCTCCTGGCCGACGATAAAGGCGTACATCGTCGAGATGTTCGTCAGCCGATAGATATTGATGCTCTAAGCGAATTTTGAACGCGGCACTAGCGGcgttcgttttaattaaaaagatcgTAACCTGCAGGGACGTTTTCGTTAACCCTTCGTAAATTTCTCAACACTTACTCGATTCGGTTTTTTGAGCAGAAATTTGTGAATAGGTGAAAGCAATGGGtgagaataatttaaactagTCCAGAGAGTATAAAGGTCAGGCGCGTTCGTTGAATAGGGCTTGATTCTTCGTCGAAATAAATCGGGTACTTGACGTTAACGTCGGACAGCATCTGTTAGGGTTCGCGTAGACAAGGTTCGATCCCGCGGATACCTACGTACCTTCGGGTCATGCGGAATACAAAGCCACCTTTTATTATTAGTAACGTCGAGCGGATGATTTTCATCGTTCTCGCAACCAGGCTCCAGGGTTATTAAAGGTGGTCATGCCACCGACACATTAAACCGAACTCGTGCATTTCGGAGCACTTCGACGAGtaataatatcaatgaaaaatctatACTAGTGCGAAGgtaaatatcgattgaaacgtCTACgttacggaaaacaaaagacagtaaagacataaaataaatagtattccacggggtggggtgggggtgggggggagaaggaggaggaggggcGCAGCTAGTACTTTATCTCCGACGAGACCACGAAGCTATGTTTTTATTCCAGCAAATGCGTGAAACGGAAGCTCGAAAGGCGGATTTGGAGAGACAGCATGCAGAGGCACAGAACCAGCTACGCGAAAAGATAGCAGGACGCTATCAAGGTCCCGAGTCGGTCGAGGCACTACAATCGAAGATAAGAGAACTTGAAAAGAAAACGGAGCTACAAATAGTCAGACACGAGGAATTGTCCTTGGAGCTAACGAGTCTGAGACGTGCTCGAAGCAGAGGGCCGATGGTAGGTCATCACTCGGCGGTTCCGACTACTTGGCCACCGGCTGGTACCGAACTCGATAGAATAATAGCGGAGATGGAACAAGATAATAGGTGTGTGCTCCTTGACATCGTACTCCACTAACCTCTCGAGCCCTTGacgcgtgttttaatattttacgcgAACACGGACGATCGATCGTCGTCGAGCCTCGATTAACTTTACTTAATTTTCGCTAACCTGCAGCGCTAGTAGGATGTTGCACGATTTGGACCATTCCCGGAGCACCATCACCACGCAACAACCCTCGGTTTCGCAGGGCATTCTGCGATCCAGCTCGGAAAATCTTCCTAATCTTGGCCAGCATCAGCACCCGCCCCATCCGCATGCTTTGAGCTTGGGAATGTCATCGCAGTTGGGCCACGTACGTAAAACACACTTGTTTCTGTCCCGTTCGGGAAGAAATACACAAGAAATACTTTTCAAGAAATACACAAAGTCACTGGTAGCCATTGGTAACGTCATTTCGGAGTGATTCGTTTCTCTCTAATTCGCTGCGTATTCGAAGCAAATGTCAACATACGCGTGTATTGGGACTCGATTCGACCGCGACTGTTAGAAATTCGGAACGAGAAGCTACGCCGCTCACGAACCGGGCTACAAAAACGTTTCAAGGGACGGGGCAGGTCGCGGAACGTAAACACCGCCGAACGACGCAAACGAATCGCAAAATCCGTTAGCCTTACgtatgaaattaaacatatcgaaagacATTGTTAATGGGGGCATCTCTGATTTGCGGCCTTAAAAATTAGATATGGTACCTTtggaataaattagaaaatataaaatcaaatataacaaatataaagaTTGAAAACTACTGCGACAGAAATTATATACCGTTTGGTATACATGCGAGAAcgatttctaatttatttcaaaagttcGAAATAAGTTGAAAGCATACCGAAACGAAGAATTGAAAACAGTACGCAGGTTCACCGATGCCCCTGACGCCAATGATGCCCGGATGTCCGCCGTTGACGCCGAACGGGCCTCCGTATCACTATAGCGAACCAATTCCGCCAGCCCCGTCGCTCTCCACCAGTCAATCGCAGCCCGTTTTCCAACAAAAGATGCAGTCGTATCAGCAATCCCAGCAAACTCACACCGATTTGCCAAGTTCCCATTCTCAGAGTGCTCTGCCGACGCAGCAGAAGCAACAACAAGCGCACACCCATTTCGCGAGTAATCAGTACCAGGAGAGTTATCCGCATACGCAAACCTATCAGCAGCCGCtccagcagcaacaacaacagcagcagcagcatcCGGCCTCTACAACGTACCTGACGTCGTCGAGTCAAAGCGTAATACCTCATTACACGCAGCCCACTCAGACCGCCCAAACTTATCAGCTCAACGGAAGTCAGCAggtacgaataaaatttccctaccggggggcgggggggggggggaggaggaggaggaagggAGTGGTATCAAAAAGTTATTACACCGACTGTAAAATAGCAGACCAATCTGCAATTAAACCGGTCTAGTGCATTCTACACGAACCCTTTGGATGCTGGTTCGTGTTCTGAAAGCGTTGGAACATCTGGAAGGCATTCCCGAATCTTCCAGTCAGTCGTTCCTAAAAGTACACGAAATGAAATcttgatatttatttcaagtagGGACTATCTGAAAACTTTTTGATACTCCCGCCTATATTCATAAGGAAAACAATTAGATTTCGTTGAAGATCTACACCGACCATTATTAATTTCcgtaacatatttattttctcgtcgACGAGGTACGATAAATAACGGTTTAGGCCTGTCTAATCGTCTTCCTTAtacgtatttgtatttttcaaggATCGTTATTAATACCGACGTTTTGttgttttcttgaaaaatgaacaCGACGTGTGCGCAGGCAACGACTTATCCAAGCTTATCGATAACATCCCACCCAAACGGAACCTACAGCACAGGGGCGAGTACCTTCAACACCCAGTTGTCGCATCACAATTTCTCGGTTCCACAGACGAGCATTCCGCAAACCACGTTGTCGTCCCTGCCGCCCTACTCGACGAGCTCCTTCCATTCCACCCTGGGCGCGCTCACCAGCGTGCCCCAAACCGTTCTTCCCTACTCGAGTGTACAGAGCACCTTTGCCACTAGCGGATCGACTTACTCTACCGTCGGGACCAATGCTTTTGGCACGTCTGGCGTCAACTCAGGTACGAGTAAACCACTAATGGTAGCCGTCCTTCGAGAATCCTCCGGATTCAGCTGATACGATTCATTCAAATCTGAAACTGAACGTAACGGTCAGAGTTATTGCCATAAACATTTCTCGAGTATTACAAACGAAAGATTCGTTACGAATGCAaaacttttacaaaagtttTCGATTATACTTTCGAACGTGACCATCTCGAAACGTTTACCTCGAGCGTACGATTATCGAAACGGTTATCCTAACGCGTTCCGATCGCAGTCGCTAAACCCGCGACAAGGAAACTATCTCCCGTTTCAGGTACCACTTCGACAGGCTTGCTGCAAGCGATAAGCGATCCCCTCCAAGCGATGCAGCAACTTTCTGCCCAGTCCCAAGCCAACCAGCTTCAGCAGCAGGCGATCATTCAGCAGATTCAGCAAAGTTTGCGCGCCAGTTCGCCAACCGCGACCACGACGGGCCACCACTATCTCGGCCCGCGACAAATGCCAAAGATACCCAGCAGTATACTATCGAATCCCTTGGATCGACTGACCAATGACAATACCGTAATCGAGGGCCAAGTGGACATGCTGGATATACCCGGCAAGGGCAGGTGTTACGTTTACATAGCTCGTTTCACTTACGAGCCGTTCCAGCACTCGCCCAACGAGAATCCGGAAGCGGAACTGCCCGTCCAAGGTGGTGATTACCTTCTCGTTTGGGGACAACCGGACACCGACGGTTACCTCGACGCGGAATCGTTCGATGGCAGACGAGGCCTCGTCCCGGCTAATTTCGTCCAGAAATTAGTCGGCGACGATCTGCTGGAGTTCCATCAAGCCGTGCTGGGTCTCAGAGACGTCGACGATTCCGCATCCACCAATATCCCCCAAGTGAGCAATGTGAGCAACGACCCTACGACACGTACACTTTGTTTATCTCTACCTACACGCAGCCTCGCGTCCAGGATAGGTTCCCCTCCAATTGCTTGCAATGCTACGTGCTCGATTCGACTTATTTACTCTTTCCTCGACGAGCGTTCGCGTCAACCAACGTTCTGATTCGGCTCTCTTTCCCCAGTGCTTCCTGCAGGATTTCGATCTCGAGTTGGCAGCTCTGGAGGAAGGCAACAGAAATCGACAGGCCGAGCTGTCGGCGTACGCGGAACTGGAGAACATAGCCGAGGAAGACGAACAGGAACCACCAGGTTAGTAGACCTTCGTACTAACGCAAGTCCTGACTTTCGCTGCGGAGCATGTACGTTTAGACGTATGGTAGACACGTAATTACGAATGTACGAATCGTcaagtacgaatatttcattcgtttttGATCCAGCTAAATCTATTATAGAACGTAGAGCGTTAGATAGAATCTGTTCGCTGAGCTTCAAACGTCACGTATTTAGAACGCTAGAGGATCGTAGGCAAGGTATCGATGTTTGCTCGATTTTTTCAAGGGAATAGTTTTCATCGTCGAGTAGAATTTTGTTGGAAGCATAGCCACGCGTGTGAATATTTCTCATCGTCGTTATCGTGAAACGAGAACGCAgacattttcttatttaagtACGTAGTGTATGTTCGAAGTTAattcagacctaacccagacctacgCATCGAATTAGGCTTGGGTTAGATCCGCGCTGATATCGATATGTCGTTTGACCCCCGACGAGTATCTTATCCGAAGGGCACGGCTTACACCCGGAAGCCTCAATCGGTATCGATTCGGTCTGTCAGTCGGCGGTTGATCTACCGCTAGATGTATGGATTAATTTAGCGTAGGACGTAATTGTAGCGTCTGGTTCCATCGTTCCAACGCACCCCCCTTTCAGCTATTTCGAGTCCGTCGAGTAGTTCTCTGCGGTTACGCAAAATGTGGCATACCGTGGTTGCGCGTCTAACGATTTCTCGTTAGTTACGCTCGTTCGACGAGACAATCACGATGCTTGGGACCGAGTGTCTGCGAAGTATCGGCTTTTCTTCCTGTTTAGTTGACCTTCGATTGTGCGACGTTCGAAGGTAGGGGTGGTCTTGAACGCATGTTTGCTTGTTTTGATGGCACTAACGCGAAAAGATCCGTTCGGTTTCGTTGGGGCGAGAAGAGAGTGTCGCAATCGGAGGCAGATCTCGAACGGAGTCTTGCACTGTGTTGAGTATTGGATGGATTTAGGCTGGCTTAGCGAAACTAGATAGCGAAAGATTTTTAGTTACAGCTAGGCTTGTCTTGTCTTTTTTCCCTGAAGAAGTCTACCTGTTTTCGGACCTAGTTCCGGCGCCGCAGCATCTCACTCTCGAACGGCAGCTGAACAAGAGCGTCCTAATCGGCTGGACGCCGCCCGAAAATACGCACCAGCTCGAGTCCTATCACGTCTACGTGGATGGGGTGTTGAAGGTTACCGTGAAAGCGACCGAGAGAACTAGAGCGTTGGTCGAGGGAGTCGATTCCACAAGGGTTCGTAAAACAATTCTTGCTTAACAAATTAATCTCCCTCGCTGAACATTCGCGTGAAGCGTTCCGAACGGGAAGCTCCTTTCTTAAGCGTTGCGTCGATTCTAccgtcctttttttttattttctttttattaccgTGCTGGAGAggaaaatttttgaaagtgCCGAATTCCTACCAGCTGAAAACTCCTCCACCCCCCACCCCTGGACGGAGGGTGTCACTATCTCGATGGTGATACATCACCCAGCTTCCTTTCGATCTGGAACTTGAAATGCTGCGAGAAAGGAGCTTTCCATCAAAGTGTTTACGTGATATACTTCGTTTGcttgaaaagtaaataatcAGGGAGCTAAGtgcgatattattttttttctttttgaacaCCTAATTGCGAGTTTCTTTGTACCGTGCCctaaattaaaacaaagaaCACGCCTCGTTACTCGATTTCGTTTGATGGACACGATGCAGCCGCACAGAATAAGCGTACGTTCGGTGACACACTCGAGACGAACGTCCCGCGACGCCGCTTGTACGATGGTGATCGGTAAAGACGTCGCCCTGGGTCCAACCGCCGTCAAGGCGTCGAACGTAACCGCCACCAGCGCTGTCATATCGTGGCTGCCGAGCAACAGCAATCACCAGCACGTCGTTTGCGTGAACAACGTCGAGGTCAGAACGGTGAAGCCTGGCGTGTACAGGCACACCATCACCGGCTTAGCGCCCTCGACGATCTACAGGGTGACAGTGAAGGCGAAGAATCTGAGAGCGACGCACTTCGAGGACCAAAATACTCAAGCGGCGAACAATTCAGCTTGTCACGTCCACTTCAAAACGTTACCCAAGGGACTACCCGATCCTCCGGTCGATATCCAGGTTAATAGCTCATCCTATTCCGGTGTCCACGAGGGCGGTTCGAATATAAACTCGCAATCGTCTCGAACACCGAGATAATACACGTTTGTATTGGACTATGTAAATATAGAAGATCGTCCGTGGTTCGATTCGATATTTAACGAGCCACGCCTACAGGTATAGAGAAACGATAGATTTTAACGCGACAgtagttgaataaaattagaaaaattgtacatatacgAGCCACCCTCGTAATTGCACACGGCATGCGGTATATAGCACGGCACGGTGTAGTTTCGTGGACGTCGAGATAGCGATATTTTCATCGTGCTGTTATACTTTCCTCGCAGGTGGAGGCTGGACCGCAGGACGGCACTTTGCTAGTGACCTGGCAGCCTGTTGCCCTAAACGGTTCGGCCGTCACCGGTTACGCGGTGTACGCCGATGGGAAAAAAGTCACCGACGTAGACAGCCCAACCGGTGACCATGCTCTGGTCGACATCCACAAACTGATGGGTTTGAATCCGAAGCATATCACGGTCAGAACCAAGAGCAGGGAGAGCCAGTCGGGGGACAGTTGCGCCACCGCCATTCCTTGCAGCGTTCTGCGCGGCGGACCCGCGGCCCACTTGCAGCACGGGTCCGTGCACATGCAAGATCAAGGACAACAGCAGCAGCCAGGCGTGGGACAGCCCGACGATCCTAACAGGATGCGGATGGCAGGCGTGAGCCAGAGATACCCGACGATCCCTGTGCCCTCTCACATGAGGAGACACGCTAGCACTCGGGTCGATGCTCACGGTCAAGTCATCATCGAAACCGACGAGAACTTGTCCGATAAAGAAATCTATCCTGGACAGAGCATGTCCCAGATGGGTAAGAGTCCTTCTTGTAATTCGGAACGGTTCGTTCGCTACTAtaattcgattcgaaacaCGCCATTCGCCGATATTAAAGCGGCGTAACGGCAATCATCCTCTGAAACGGTCGCGCGGACCTTTTGAAACCTTTGCACGCGTTGCTACTGTCGCCTAGGAGTTCCAGAAATCACCAAGGACTCGGCGAGCGAAGCGAACTACAGCGAGGAGGACGATCCGTCGCGCAGGAGAGGCGCGCCCCTTCACCACGGCGGTCATCCGAGGTACGGGCCCCAAATGGGACAACAGGGACTCCCAGGCACGCACAGATCCGGAAGGATCACGGGACCTGGCGGCAGGCCTCAGGATCCCTACTACGAGCAACCAGGTACGAGCGAAACGCTTATGGAAGCGAGAGTCTAATTCGTCGTGGACCGGTCGGAGACTTTGGTATATTATTGGGTTGGTGCATAATTATCAGCcgcgttttatttaaaaaaagaacaaaaattcaacagaAACATGTTTAACTGTTTATTCTGCAGCGTATTCGCCATCTACTTCGATAACTGCTTCTTtcttcgtaataaaattaaaaaaaaaaaaaaaaacaacggcGAATAATTATGCTCCAACCCAATATTATCTGTTCTgtaaaaaagaggaaaagaataTGAACACCAAACCTACTTCTACCATGATCGATCAAATGACTGGCCttgaagaaacttttttcgaTCGAatgcaaagatattttacgCGAAACTAAATTGAACAATGCACGAAACGTATTGTGTATGAGAACTacacacaaaagtttgaaaaggaTATTTGCCCCGTCGCGGTAGGTTTAGcgtgaaattattcaaatcttAACCCGCGGGAGAACGTCTCTGACCGAACGATGTATTTGGCTCTCGTTCGATCGAGCTCGAGTAGTTGATCGATTATAATTTACGACGCGTAAGCTTTGCCGCGTTTCTCTATTTTGTGTTGTGCGTGTGGTTCCTTTTTTCACGCAGGAAACCAAAGAGGCAGAGGTCCCGGGTATCGCGGCGGACGTGGAATGCAAGCTCAAGGTGGTGCTGGTCATCCGTCGAGCAGCGCCCAGCAAATGAACAAGAGGACACGGTGGTTCATGGCCCTGTTCAATTACGATCCCAAGATCATGTCGCCGAATCCGGGCGCCTGCGAAGAGGAACTGCCCTTCTCCGAGGGCGACATCATCAAGGTCTTGTTTACTGTCCTTTCGAGTAACTCGTGCCTAACGTGCTTGTAACTTGTTGCTCGGTTCGCTAGGTGTACGGCGAGAAAGACGCGGACGGATTTTATTGGGGAGAGTGCCGCGGCAGGCGGGGTTACGTGCCATTCAACATGGTAGAAGAGATCAAGGATCCTAATCAACCGGGACAGGGTCAGCCAGATAGGAGAGGTAGATGGGGAGACATTTACGCTAGCATGCCGCTGAAGAAGATGATAGCCCTCTACGACTACGATCCGAACAAATTGTCGCCCAACGTTGATTCCGTAAGATCattgcaatttgttaaaaaaaaaaaagaaacgtccCGCGTTCTCGCTCTGCCGTATACGTCCGTGATCGGGTGTCCTTGTTCCCGTAGCAAGTGGAGCTGGCGTTCCAAACCGGAAACGAGATTTACGTGTACGGCGACCTGGACGACGACGGATTCTATATGGGTGAACTGAACGGTGTACGTGGTTTAGTACCGAGCAACTTCCTGACCGAAGCGCCCGATCAGCCAGCGCAAGGACAACTTCCACCGGGTAGCAGAAGGCCGCCCAGTCAGAGCCAAGGACCTGGGGCGAGGGGACCGCCACCTCCGCCACGGGAACCTCCACCTCCCGGTCATCGACGAGGCAAAGGTAAAACTATAAAGACCGATTGCCGTTCGATATTCTCCTCTTTACCGATTTACGATACCGCCGCAAAGAATAGCTCCTCAAGCCACGTAAAAAGATCGTCTAAAGCCAAAGCTTCCGTAGCTGCATCCTCGGCGAAGCTAATAGAAGGGAAGCGGCAAAATTTAAGATGACAGAGCATAACGATAAGGAGCATAAGAATAACGAGCAGGATCGATAACGAGAAGGATGCAGGTTTCCTACGAAGAATGCGTTTATCAGTGAGATCAATTACAACGGAGAACGCGAGGATACTTCGCGTAGGTTTTCGCTTAAGAGGGGGCTGGTAAAGCTGGCTCGAGGGGTTTCAAGTGAATTCACACTGGCGCTGTTTATTCTGGCCGAACGACAACTGCCGAGTATCGATAGCGGTTTCTCTATGAAAAGGTGCGAGGAAAGGGATAGAACGGAACTAGGACTGGAAATAACAACCAGACGTCAGTGTGAATGAAACTGTACATGCGGCAAGCAACACAAGACACGAAATTAGATGTGCCAGACGACAGGCAGAAGGGTCACACAAGTACTTATGGTTGGGCGAATAAATCTAGCAATCCACCGATCGGTAATACGATCGAGTCCAAGTGTTGGCTCGTTTAGAAGCGCACGATTCTTGCCACGATTAATCGAGAGATCGCAATACTGTTAAGCAACTGTGCGACTATTTCTAGAATGGCATTCGTGTAAGCGCACCCGGTGCTTTTGCCTTCGGGGAATTACTTTCGAGTGGTCTCCCTCTAACGACAAGCTTCTAGGAACACGTTCGAAATTGCCACGATATAGAGTCGAGTAACCGGAATTGAACGGTACAAGCGATTTTCGTGTTTGGaatcttcttcctttttttctctttttttttttttgtttgtttgtttgtttaggAACACGTCTTTCGGCATACGCAAAGCGATTTCTATCTATCTGTCTGTCTACCTATCTATTCTCTCTGTGTctctacatatataatatatacatattttatatatgtcgCGTACACACttataaaatatctatatatctatatatatatatatatctatatatatctatatatatacatatatataatatacaaattaaaacacTAAGCTGCTTTCAGTGTTTCTGTtaagtatacatacatacatacatacatatatgtgtatatacatatatatgtattatattcatACCTTTTCTTTCCGAGCACTTTTCGGCTCTGTTACTTTTCTACGTGCCTATCTTTTTTCCTCTGTCTATTATATATACGTGTTATATTTACgctatatacgtatacatatatagcgTGTTATTCTATAACGACATAATCTGTTTCTGTGTGCCTGAACTGGTCGATGGTCGTCGTGTCACATGATTGTCGTTCGTGTCGTGTTGTCAAGCTGGCCATTTAaacgttcaaataaatatgaaatctCATAATCTTTCGACGATTCGTTCAAGACTATCGGTACGATGTTCTATCATATTTCGTGTCTTGATGCGTGTAAAGTcacgggaaaaaaaaaatttaactgtTTCCGCGCTGGTCCAGGTTCTGCCGAGTAATTCGAGTCCATGCTTTCCTGAACGATTCAACTTGAACGCGTTGTCTTGCGTTTTGAAGagaaccaaaaaaaaaagaaaaagaaaaagaaaaaaaaagaaagagacaGACAAATCACAGCATTACTCGGCATACTTGGCCACGTAcataaatgttcaatttaaaaagagaTAAATGCGCCATGAATGACAACACGGTTCTGTTCTCTTCTCTGTTGCTAGATGCCTGCATTGTGCCTGTGTCTGTCCCTGTCTGTCACTTAGACTCTagacaacaacaacaacaacaacaacaacaagtacaacaacaacaacaacaacaaccaTCACTAATGAACAACCAACAACATCAACTCCAACATCAACAAAACAATCCACCGCATCTAGCGTACCAACAAGCGAATCACCACAGCTACACGACTGTAACCACGTCCAATCAGCATGGGCCCACTCCCATGGGTGCCCATCAGCAAGGTCCCGTACCACTCCACCTTCAACAGCAGGTGAGTTCACTGGCTCTATCCAGAAGTTTTCACTGGTGCTTATCGACGTGCTGCAAATTCCTCTACGCTGCAAAAAGCCTGTTGTACGATATTTCGACTGTATTTACCTATCTTTCTTTATCGATTCGCCGAGGCACGCCGAGGCTCACTGTCTCTCTATCTCTGGCTATGTTTCTCTCcaccgtttctttttcttctctgtACTTCCGTTTACGGGCGTTTCGTCGTGCACAGACGAGAGCCCGCAGAAAAGTAATCGCGACGCTCGGCTCTAATGGTCCAACAACTAAAAATCAATAAGAAATCAATC
It contains:
- the LOC128874087 gene encoding RIMS-binding protein 2 isoform X7, whose protein sequence is MSFGRSCGVVPCIILSDYDGTQTDIWPESHIVIAGSQCASISKNVKPTCCGVGGGASTAPQAPQLQDTGSAVGITTSTKATIMQDPVLESIREQMRETEARKADLERQHAEAQNQLREKIAGRYQGPESVEALQSKIRELEKKTELQIVRHEELSLELTSLRRARSRGPMVGHHSAVPTTWPPAGTELDRIIAEMEQDNSASRMLHDLDHSRSTITTQQPSVSQGILRSSSENLPNLGQHQHPPHPHALSLGMSSQLGHYAGSPMPLTPMMPGCPPLTPNGPPYHYSEPIPPAPSLSTSQSQPVFQQKMQSYQQSQQTHTDLPSSHSQSALPTQQKQQQAHTHFASNQYQESYPHTQTYQQPLQQQQQQQQQHPASTTYLTSSSQSVIPHYTQPTQTAQTYQLNGSQQATTYPSLSITSHPNGTYSTGASTFNTQLSHHNFSVPQTSIPQTTLSSLPPYSTSSFHSTLGALTSVPQTVLPYSSVQSTFATSGSTYSTVGTNAFGTSGVNSGTTSTGLLQAISDPLQAMQQLSAQSQANQLQQQAIIQQIQQSLRASSPTATTTGHHYLGPRQMPKIPSSILSNPLDRLTNDNTVIEGQVDMLDIPGKGRCYVYIARFTYEPFQHSPNENPEAELPVQGGDYLLVWGQPDTDGYLDAESFDGRRGLVPANFVQKLVGDDLLEFHQAVLGLRDVDDSASTNIPQVSNCFLQDFDLELAALEEGNRNRQAELSAYAELENIAEEDEQEPPEVYLFSDLVPAPQHLTLERQLNKSVLIGWTPPENTHQLESYHVYVDGVLKVTVKATERTRALVEGVDSTRPHRISVRSVTHSRRTSRDAACTMVIGKDVALGPTAVKASNVTATSAVISWLPSNSNHQHVVCVNNVEVRTVKPGVYRHTITGLAPSTIYRVTVKAKNLRATHFEDQNTQAANNSACHVHFKTLPKGLPDPPVDIQVEAGPQDGTLLVTWQPVALNGSAVTGYAVYADGKKVTDVDSPTGDHALVDIHKLMGLNPKHITVRTKSRESQSGDSCATAIPCSVLRGGPAAHLQHGSVHMQDQGQQQQPGVGQPDDPNRMRMAGVSQRYPTIPVPSHMRRHASTRVDAHGQVIIETDENLSDKEIYPGQSMSQMGVPEITKDSASEANYSEEDDPSRRRGAPLHHGGHPRYGPQMGQQGLPGTHRSGRITGPGGRPQDPYYEQPGNQRGRGPGYRGGRGMQAQGGAGHPSSSAQQMNKRTRWFMALFNYDPKIMSPNPGACEEELPFSEGDIIKVYGEKDADGFYWGECRGRRGYVPFNMVEEIKDPNQPGQGQPDRRGRWGDIYASMPLKKMIALYDYDPNKLSPNVDSQVELAFQTGNEIYVYGDLDDDGFYMGELNGVRGLVPSNFLTEAPDQPAQGQLPPGSRRPPSQSQGPGARGPPPPPREPPPPGHRRGKGEGEGRRDQSWQ